Proteins from one Catenuloplanes atrovinosus genomic window:
- a CDS encoding Hsp70 family protein: MTAARLGIDFGTSSTVALISIDGRAPVPLLFDGSPLLPSAVWADPHGRLVVGRDALQAAQADPAAFEPSPKRHIDDDTLFLGVAQPSIVDVITAVFARVAAEAHQVAGAPVASAAITYPAAWAAPRRARLEAAARRVFPYVTLVSEPIAAASYVVRRAAAKIPPGGTVLVYDFGAGTFDASLVRADAHGLTVAATEGLDDTGGLDVDAAIVAHLESVYGPGDPAAWARLSMPATRADRRARRALWDAARDAKEVLSRAPSTVIALPGDREAPLGREQLDELARPVLARTVSTAARVTAAVGRPGGVFLVGGASRMPLAASLLHRALGVAPSLLDQPELVVAEGALYATEPPPAPVPAPTVVFPAARTASAPASGRGRRMPLIVASVAVVLAIAAAAASPMLLRPDTPVADPTGTPTGRPATEGAETAAPGGARPTGRPADPSTGGSSCLVGTWTKIEHREETLFGEDEDEVEAIGKGGGTLVLRPDGTYTHSFQGSKPLVVEYGGDTWEYVYGGEVTGRYEALDTGVMAMTDEKATGEVITRRDGATVETEPMPTSEREYDYYCDGPDELQLYGGEITYHLRRA; this comes from the coding sequence GTGACCGCAGCCCGGCTCGGAATCGACTTCGGCACCTCCAGCACCGTCGCGCTCATCTCGATCGACGGCCGTGCTCCGGTGCCGCTCCTCTTCGACGGCTCGCCGCTGCTGCCGTCCGCGGTCTGGGCCGATCCGCACGGCCGGCTGGTCGTCGGCCGCGACGCGCTGCAGGCCGCGCAGGCCGATCCGGCCGCGTTCGAGCCGTCGCCGAAGCGGCACATCGACGACGACACGCTGTTCCTCGGCGTCGCGCAGCCGTCCATCGTGGATGTCATCACGGCCGTGTTCGCACGCGTGGCGGCGGAGGCGCACCAGGTCGCGGGCGCGCCGGTAGCCAGTGCGGCGATCACGTACCCGGCCGCCTGGGCCGCGCCGCGCCGGGCCCGGCTGGAGGCGGCCGCGCGCCGCGTCTTCCCGTACGTGACGCTGGTCAGCGAGCCGATCGCGGCCGCCAGCTACGTGGTGCGCCGCGCCGCCGCGAAGATCCCGCCGGGCGGCACCGTGCTGGTCTACGACTTCGGCGCCGGCACGTTCGACGCGTCCCTGGTCCGGGCGGACGCGCACGGGCTGACCGTCGCCGCGACCGAGGGCCTGGACGACACCGGCGGGCTGGACGTGGACGCGGCGATCGTGGCGCACCTGGAGTCGGTGTACGGGCCGGGGGACCCGGCGGCCTGGGCGCGGCTGTCCATGCCGGCGACGCGCGCGGACCGGCGGGCCCGGCGCGCGCTGTGGGACGCCGCGCGGGACGCCAAGGAGGTGCTGAGCCGCGCGCCGTCCACCGTGATCGCGCTGCCGGGCGACCGCGAGGCGCCGCTGGGCCGGGAGCAACTGGACGAGCTGGCCCGGCCGGTGCTGGCCCGGACGGTGAGCACCGCGGCGCGGGTGACCGCGGCCGTGGGACGGCCCGGCGGTGTGTTCCTGGTCGGCGGCGCCAGCCGGATGCCGCTGGCCGCGTCGCTGCTGCACCGGGCGCTGGGCGTGGCGCCGTCGCTGCTGGATCAGCCGGAGCTGGTGGTGGCCGAGGGCGCGCTCTACGCCACCGAGCCGCCCCCGGCACCGGTGCCGGCGCCGACCGTGGTGTTCCCGGCGGCTCGCACCGCCTCGGCACCGGCGAGCGGCCGGGGCCGGCGGATGCCGCTGATCGTCGCGAGCGTCGCCGTGGTGCTGGCGATCGCGGCCGCGGCCGCCAGCCCGATGCTGCTGCGCCCGGACACGCCGGTCGCCGATCCGACGGGCACGCCCACCGGGCGGCCCGCCACCGAGGGCGCGGAGACCGCCGCGCCGGGCGGCGCGCGCCCGACGGGGCGACCGGCCGATCCCTCGACCGGCGGGTCGTCCTGCCTGGTCGGCACCTGGACGAAGATCGAGCACCGGGAGGAGACCCTCTTCGGCGAGGACGAGGACGAGGTGGAGGCGATCGGGAAGGGCGGCGGCACCCTCGTGCTCCGGCCGGACGGCACCTATACACACAGCTTCCAGGGCAGCAAGCCGCTGGTCGTCGAGTACGGCGGTGACACCTGGGAGTACGTGTACGGCGGCGAGGTCACCGGGCGTTACGAGGCGCTGGACACCGGCGTCATGGCGATGACCGACGAGAAGGCGACGGGTGAGGTGATCACCCGGCGTGACGGCGCCACGGTGGAGACCGAGCCGATGCCGACCAGTGAGCGCGAGTACGACTACTACTGCGACGGGCCGGACGAACTGCAGCTCTACGGAGGCGAGATCACGTACCACCTCCGCCGCGCGTGA
- a CDS encoding AbfB domain-containing protein, whose amino-acid sequence MKKVLTWLAAAVLAAGSAILVHPGAANAAYVPKTPPLSTPWTSQVSLTNPLPEYPRPQLTRPDWQSLNGQWQFTASSQITTPPVGQTLPETVLVPYPIESALSGIMRHENLMFYKRTFTVPASWSGRRVQLNFGAVTWRANVWVNGVSAGSHTGGYDAWSLDVTPHLNGGTNELIVGVHSPVDAAGIPLGKQRLNPSGIFYTAASGIWQSVWLEPTAPGRITRLDTTPDVPGQALDLDVRTAGASGQTVTATVSTGGTTVATASAPVGTRLRIPLPNARLWSPDDPFLYDLRVTLSGGDSVGGYFGMRSISTAVVNGFLRPVVNGRFYFQMGTLDQGYWPDGIYTAPTDEALRFDLERQKALGYNTVRKHIKVEPARWFYHADRLGLLVMQDMPSMRTGVNPSAADRTTFEDELRRMIDQLRGITSIVQWIPFNEGWGEYDEARITDLVKAYDPTRLVNGNSGSNCCGRDPGNGDVVDDHIYVGPGVTALPSATRIAQLGEFGGLGLRVAGHEWQPGAGFSYEMTADPAALTRRYVEVTDTLQGLIRSRGLSGSIYTEPTDVENELNGLYTYDRQVFKMNEAQVRAAHQAVQGAAAWLRPGESISLGVTTPGFTDRYLRHSASLGVTAPISDPLSRQDTTFRVRPGLAGSGCWSFESRNLPGRYLRHANSRLRLDASDGSALFAADATFCARTGKTAAGISFEAYNQPGRFLRHYNGEVWIAASGGGNPWDGAASFAADTTWQVASPWWRSGADLAAGARVSLGVTTPGFTDRYLRHQDSLGVTSVVTASSDATSRADATFTVRPGLADPSCYSLESVNYPGRYLRHSNFRLRLDASDGGTVFPWDATFCAEPGTGGGVTLWSYNMAGHAVRHYSAQVWIAASGGPHTPQDSAAGYAADTSWRVAAPLG is encoded by the coding sequence ATGAAGAAGGTCCTGACCTGGCTGGCGGCAGCCGTCCTCGCCGCCGGTTCCGCGATCCTCGTGCACCCGGGCGCCGCGAACGCCGCCTACGTCCCCAAGACGCCGCCGCTGTCCACGCCGTGGACCTCGCAGGTGTCGCTGACCAACCCGCTGCCGGAGTACCCGCGGCCGCAGCTGACCCGGCCGGACTGGCAGAGTCTCAACGGGCAGTGGCAGTTCACCGCGTCGTCGCAGATCACCACGCCGCCGGTCGGGCAGACGCTGCCGGAGACCGTGCTGGTGCCGTACCCGATCGAGTCGGCGCTGTCCGGCATCATGCGGCACGAGAACCTCATGTTCTACAAGCGCACGTTCACCGTGCCCGCGTCCTGGTCCGGCCGGCGCGTGCAGCTCAACTTCGGCGCGGTCACCTGGCGGGCGAACGTGTGGGTCAACGGCGTCAGCGCCGGCTCGCACACCGGCGGGTACGACGCGTGGTCGCTGGACGTCACGCCCCACCTCAACGGCGGCACGAACGAGCTGATCGTCGGCGTGCACTCGCCGGTGGACGCGGCCGGCATCCCGCTCGGCAAGCAGCGGCTCAACCCGAGCGGCATCTTCTACACGGCCGCGTCCGGGATCTGGCAGAGCGTCTGGCTGGAGCCGACCGCGCCGGGACGGATCACCCGGTTGGACACCACTCCGGACGTACCCGGGCAGGCCCTCGACCTGGATGTGCGGACTGCCGGCGCGTCCGGCCAGACCGTCACCGCGACCGTCTCCACCGGCGGCACCACGGTGGCCACCGCGTCCGCGCCGGTCGGCACGCGACTGCGCATCCCGCTGCCGAACGCGCGCCTGTGGAGCCCGGACGACCCGTTCCTCTACGACCTGCGCGTCACGCTCTCCGGCGGCGACAGCGTGGGCGGATATTTCGGCATGCGGTCCATCTCGACCGCGGTCGTCAACGGCTTCCTGCGCCCGGTGGTGAACGGCCGGTTCTACTTCCAGATGGGCACGCTGGACCAGGGCTACTGGCCGGACGGCATCTACACCGCGCCCACGGACGAGGCGCTGCGCTTCGACCTGGAGCGGCAGAAGGCGCTCGGCTACAACACCGTCCGCAAGCACATCAAGGTGGAGCCGGCGCGCTGGTTCTACCACGCGGACCGGCTCGGGCTGCTGGTCATGCAGGACATGCCGTCCATGCGCACCGGCGTCAACCCGTCCGCCGCCGACCGCACCACCTTCGAGGACGAGCTGCGGCGCATGATCGACCAGCTGCGCGGCATCACGTCGATCGTGCAGTGGATCCCGTTCAACGAGGGCTGGGGCGAGTACGACGAGGCCCGGATCACCGACCTGGTCAAGGCGTACGACCCGACCCGGCTGGTGAACGGCAACTCCGGCTCCAACTGCTGCGGGCGCGACCCGGGCAACGGCGACGTGGTCGACGACCACATCTACGTCGGCCCCGGCGTCACCGCGCTGCCCAGCGCCACCCGGATCGCGCAGCTCGGCGAGTTCGGCGGCCTCGGCCTGCGCGTGGCCGGGCACGAGTGGCAGCCGGGCGCCGGCTTCAGCTACGAGATGACCGCGGACCCGGCCGCGCTGACCCGGCGGTACGTGGAGGTCACCGACACGCTGCAGGGGCTGATCCGGTCGCGCGGGCTGTCCGGATCGATCTACACCGAGCCGACGGACGTGGAGAACGAGCTCAACGGCCTCTACACGTACGACCGGCAGGTCTTCAAGATGAACGAGGCCCAGGTCCGGGCCGCCCACCAGGCCGTGCAGGGCGCCGCCGCCTGGCTGCGGCCCGGCGAGTCGATCTCGCTCGGCGTGACCACGCCCGGCTTCACCGACCGCTACCTGCGCCACTCCGCGTCGCTCGGCGTCACCGCGCCGATCTCGGACCCGCTGTCCCGCCAGGACACCACGTTCCGGGTACGGCCGGGCCTGGCCGGCTCCGGCTGCTGGTCGTTCGAGTCGCGCAACCTGCCGGGCCGCTACCTGCGGCACGCGAACTCCCGGCTGCGCCTGGACGCCTCCGACGGCAGCGCGCTGTTCGCCGCGGACGCCACGTTCTGCGCGCGGACCGGCAAGACCGCCGCGGGCATCTCGTTCGAGGCCTACAACCAGCCGGGCCGGTTCCTGCGCCACTACAACGGCGAGGTCTGGATCGCGGCGTCCGGCGGCGGTAACCCGTGGGACGGCGCCGCCTCGTTCGCCGCGGACACCACCTGGCAGGTGGCCTCCCCGTGGTGGCGCAGCGGCGCGGACCTGGCCGCGGGCGCGCGCGTGTCGCTCGGCGTGACCACGCCCGGCTTCACCGACCGCTACCTGCGCCACCAGGACTCGCTCGGCGTGACGTCCGTGGTCACCGCGTCCTCGGACGCCACCAGCCGGGCGGACGCCACGTTCACGGTCCGGCCCGGCCTGGCGGACCCGTCCTGCTACTCGCTCGAATCGGTCAACTATCCGGGCCGCTACCTGCGCCACTCCAACTTCCGCCTGCGCCTGGACGCCTCCGACGGCGGCACGGTCTTCCCGTGGGACGCCACGTTCTGCGCGGAGCCGGGCACGGGCGGCGGCGTGACGCTGTGGTCCTACAACATGGCCGGCCACGCGGTCCGGCACTACTCGGCGCAGGTGTGGATCGCCGCGTCCGGCGGCCCGCACACGCCGCAGGACTCCGCGGCCGGCTACGCCGCCGACACCTCCTGGCGGGTCGCCGCGCCGCTCGGGTGA
- a CDS encoding substrate-binding domain-containing protein yields the protein MRARRLIPLLAAAVAVIVVVSLMITAVMRQEKCIELRMWTSEEKFVQLKDLTDGYGRSGRRVADRCVSVQLTINDSRGAYQALAGQPGATWSDAERPDIWSPSSSVWVERLRASVAERPGRVTGVGAARSLATTPVVIAMPQPMARALGWPETPIGWRDLLALARDPNGWGAKGHPEWGRFRFGKTNPLESTTGLLATVASASALSGAPSLTTDTLPGVAGDLRDLELATVHYGSQPHAFLGNLYNAAQEDDGLGYISAVALEEKVVLDYNQGTILDDPPRQETAPRQPLAAVFPSDGTIVQDHPALVLDAAWVTPERRLAAEDFLAFAGENAEMFTDAGFRDAEGKPGTPHTTEAGTVPTPVYQPVRTPDIGVIDGVTELWEQTRRRADVLVVMDTSASMNTMVEAAGRSKLALARSAAAQVPRHLTADDRVGLWEFSGELGAGPTPWRPLLAPGPVADVSGEFGSEVQALRAAGPTALYATTRAAVREMTARADPDRISAVILISDGENEYPADDNLETLLTGLSEQDPDRAVRVFTIAYGEEADAVTLGKISAATRALSYDATDPITIEAVMRDVLSNF from the coding sequence ATGCGGGCACGGCGCCTGATCCCACTGCTGGCGGCCGCGGTCGCGGTGATCGTCGTGGTGAGCTTGATGATCACCGCGGTGATGCGGCAGGAGAAGTGCATCGAGCTGCGGATGTGGACCTCCGAAGAGAAGTTCGTGCAGCTCAAGGACCTGACCGACGGCTACGGCCGATCCGGCCGGCGGGTCGCGGACCGGTGCGTCTCCGTCCAGCTCACGATCAACGACTCGCGTGGTGCGTACCAGGCGCTGGCCGGCCAGCCGGGTGCCACCTGGAGCGACGCGGAACGGCCGGACATCTGGAGCCCGTCGTCCAGCGTGTGGGTCGAGCGGCTGCGCGCCTCGGTCGCGGAGCGGCCCGGCCGGGTCACCGGCGTCGGCGCCGCCCGCAGCCTCGCCACCACGCCGGTGGTGATCGCGATGCCGCAGCCGATGGCCCGCGCGCTCGGCTGGCCGGAGACCCCGATCGGCTGGCGCGACCTGCTGGCACTGGCCCGCGACCCGAACGGCTGGGGTGCGAAGGGGCACCCGGAGTGGGGCCGATTCCGGTTCGGCAAGACGAATCCGCTGGAGTCCACGACCGGCCTGCTCGCCACGGTCGCGAGCGCCTCCGCGCTCAGCGGCGCACCGTCGCTCACCACGGACACGCTGCCCGGCGTCGCCGGCGACCTGCGCGACCTGGAGCTTGCCACGGTGCACTACGGCAGCCAGCCGCACGCGTTCCTCGGCAACCTGTACAACGCCGCTCAGGAGGACGACGGCCTCGGGTACATCAGCGCCGTCGCGCTGGAGGAGAAGGTGGTGCTCGACTACAACCAGGGCACCATCCTCGACGACCCGCCGCGCCAGGAGACCGCGCCGCGGCAGCCGCTCGCGGCCGTCTTCCCGAGCGACGGCACGATCGTCCAGGACCATCCCGCGCTGGTGCTGGACGCCGCGTGGGTGACGCCCGAGCGCCGGCTGGCCGCGGAGGACTTCCTCGCCTTCGCCGGGGAGAACGCGGAGATGTTCACGGACGCCGGGTTCCGGGACGCGGAGGGCAAGCCCGGCACGCCGCACACCACCGAGGCCGGGACCGTGCCCACGCCGGTCTACCAGCCGGTGCGTACGCCGGACATCGGGGTGATCGACGGCGTGACGGAGCTGTGGGAGCAGACCCGCCGGCGCGCCGACGTGCTGGTGGTGATGGACACCTCGGCCTCGATGAACACGATGGTCGAGGCGGCCGGCCGGTCGAAGCTGGCGCTGGCCCGGTCCGCGGCCGCGCAGGTGCCTCGCCACCTCACCGCGGACGACCGGGTCGGGCTGTGGGAGTTCAGCGGCGAGTTGGGGGCCGGGCCCACGCCGTGGCGCCCGCTGCTGGCGCCGGGGCCGGTCGCGGACGTCTCCGGCGAGTTCGGGAGCGAGGTGCAGGCGTTGCGGGCCGCCGGGCCGACCGCGCTCTACGCCACCACCCGCGCCGCGGTGCGGGAGATGACCGCACGCGCCGACCCGGACCGGATCAGCGCGGTCATCCTGATCTCCGACGGGGAGAACGAGTACCCGGCGGACGACAACCTGGAGACGCTGCTCACCGGCCTGAGCGAGCAGGACCCGGACCGCGCGGTCCGCGTCTTCACCATCGCGTACGGCGAGGAGGCCGACGCGGTCACGCTCGGCAAGATCTCCGCGGCCACGCGGGCGCTGTCCTACGACGCGACCGACCCGATCACCATCGAGGCCGTCATGCGGGACGTCCTGTCGAACTTCTGA